The following nucleotide sequence is from Psychroflexus torquis ATCC 700755.
AGGTACATCTCTAAAAAATGAACAAAAGGTTTAGATAATTATATAGGGAGAAAATCTTAACATAGATTCAGGCAGTTATTTTATAGAGCGGTTTCAGAAGAAATTATTTCAACGCTTAAAGTAACAAACTTATCTAATTAAAACTTAGTAGCATTTGGAAAACGGCGCATTGCTATTTTAAAATGATTAGTCTTTCAATAAATCCTTTAATTCAATAAATTCCATAGCAATAGCAGTCTGAGTCTCCGTCGCGACTATTCCATTAAAATCAGGATCAAAATCAAAGGATTTAAAATAATAGCGTTTCTCCTTATACGTCCCGTAATGCTCATATACTTCTAGTTGTTTTAACTCTTTCAAAGTACAGCCAACTGCCTTTAATAAGGCTTCTTTACGGATCCAAAACCAATAAAACCGCTCTAAGGAATTTTTAGCATTTAAAATAGACGCCCACTCCAGTGCCGTAAATAAATAGCTAAATAGTTTTAAATCTATAGTTTTCTTTTTCTCAATATCTATACCAACAGAAAAATTGGTACTAAAAGCTAAGACAACGTACCCATTGCTATGAGAAATAGAGAAATTATGATCTTTAAAACTCGGTTTTCCTTGTTCAGAATAGCCTATTTCTTCCAATAAAGAAGCTGGAAGTCCGTTTTCAGATAATGCTCTTTTTAACAACAGGCGCCCAGCACTATAACTCATTGAACTTTCTTCGTCTAAATACCTTTTTGCCCTTTCTTGAAGCCTCTTCGGGAGGTTTTTTAATAATAGTTCTTTTGTGAAAAAAGGCTTGTTTTTAGCTATCTCAACGATCCTTATTTTTAGCATTTATTCGGTATTAAGAAACATTTATGATAAAACATAAATCACTTTAATTTATAAATCAGTTCTTTACGGTACTAACGGTACATAAATATTACCACCAGAACAAATGTAGGCAAATTATATGATTACAAAAGACTACATAATAGAGATAACCACTCAATTATACTTAAAAAACGGTGTGAAAGCGGTGACTATTGCTGACATCACTAAAGAATTAAGCACGTCTAAACGTACGATTTACAATCATTTTATAGATAAAACTGATTTAATGCAAGCCTGTATAGAACGGTATTTGGCTGGTATTAGAAGCAATAACGACGAGATAATTAACAACTGTAGCTCTGCGATTGAAGCGATGGGAATAATTCAACAACAAATTTTAAAAAGAGCGGATTATAGCAATGCACACTTTTATAAAGATATACTAAGGTATTTTCCTAGTGTCTTAAAAGACTCGTACGAAAAGAATTCAGAATTCGCTTTTCGCGAATTGCTTTATTTAGCCAAATGGGGCGTAAAAGATGGTTTATTCAGAAAAGATTTAGACCCAGAAGTTACAATGGCTACAGTTCAAACATTGCTAAAATTATGTAACAATACAAAAGTATTTCCATCAGCACAATTTTCTAAAGCCAGGCTTACTGAAGGCATTATGGTCGTTTACCTAAGAGGATTGTGTACCGAAAAAGGGCTTTTAGAAGTTGAAAAACAGAAACATCTATACTTAACATAGACTAAAAATTATGGACACTATAAACAGTTCACTTAAAAAAACACCAGTAGCAATTATTGGTTTGTCTGCAATGTTTGCTGATGCCAGCAATGTAGAAGAATATTGGAATAATATTATCAATCAGAAAGATAGTATTGTGGATGTTCCAGAATCGCGTTGGAAAATCGAAGATTATTACGATGCTGACCCTACAATAGCAGACAAAACCTATTGTAAAAAAGGAGGGTTTATTCCTGATATTGACTTTAATCCAATGGAATTTGGTTTGCCTCCCAATATTTTAGAAGTCACGGATGTGTCTCAATTATTGTCCTTAATAGGTGCTAGAGATGCATTTGAAGATGCTGGTTATGGTAGGGAATCAGGTAAATTTACGGCACTTTTAAAAGAAAAAACCGGAGTGATTTTAGGAGTTGGTGGTGGTCAAAAACTAATTACGCCGCTAACCTCAAGGTTGCAAGCTCCTATTTGGGAAAAAGCCCTTAAAAGTAGTGGCATTAGCGATGCTGATATTCCGCACATTATTGAAAAAATGAAGAAAGCATATGTTGGATGGAATGAAAATTCTTTTCCGGGTATGTTAGGCAATGTCATCTCTGGTCGAATCACGAATCGTTTTGACTTAGGAGGCATTAACTCAGTCGTGGATGCGGCCTGTGCGGCCTCACTCTCTGCTATTAAAATGGCAGTCTCAGAATTGATTGAAGGACGATGTGATATGATGCTCACAGGAGGTGTCGATACAGATAATTCTCCTTTTATGTATATGTCGTTCTCTAAAACTCCCGCATTTTCACAAAAAGGAAGTATTCGTCCTTTTGATACCGACTCAGACGGCATGTTGATTGGAGAAGGAATTGGAATGTTAGTTTTAAAAAGGTTAGAAGATGCAGAACGTGATGGGGATCGAGTTTATGGGTTACTTACTGGGGTTGGTTCTTCAAGTGATGGGCGTTATAAATCGGTTTATGCGCCACGTCCTCACGGTCAGGCTTTGGCGATGCAACGTGCTTATGACGAGGCAGGCTATGATGCTTCTACGGTAAAATTAATTGAAGGTCACGGCACTGCAACAGGAGCAGGAGATGCTGCCGAGTTTGAGTCAATGTCTATGGTTTTTGGCAAAAGTGACACGACAAAAAATCATATTGCGATTGGTTCTGTAAAATCACAAATAGGGCATACAAAATCGGCTGCAGGTGCTGCTGGAATGATAAAAGCAGCTTTAGCTTTATATCATAAAGTGTTGCCAGGCACGATAAACGTTACCAAGCCTCACGAAAAATTTGAGATTGAAAATTCTCCTTTTTATGTCAATGCAGAAACCAGACCTTGGTTTAAAAACGGTGTACCTCGTAGAGCTGGAATATCTGCTTTTGGATTTGGTGGTGTGAACGTGCATTTTGCTATGGAAGAATATGAAAACAAAACGTCCTTTACAGATAGAGTACATCAAACATTTCACAGTATTTACCTTAAAGCTACTAATGCTAACGACTTATTAACGCATCTGAAAAACACAGTTGCTGGATTGAATTCGAAGGAAGCAACGGCGTCATATTATAACTTAAAAGAAAGTTCTAAGCAAGGCACTGCAAAACAAAACGAAGCGCGTTTAGGTTTTGTTGCAGAATCTTTAGAGGATTGTATTTCTAAACTAGAAATTGCAGTCAAACAATTAGAAAATAATAAGAACGCTTGGTCGCACCCAAAAGAAATTTTCTTTAGACCAAACGGAATTTCAAGCAGTATAAAAGTGGCTTCATTATTCTCTGGTCAGGGTTCTCAATATGCTAATATGGCAAAAGAGGCGACGAGTAGTTTTGAAACGCTACAACAAACAATTGCTGCTTTTGATGCTAAAAAAGGATATGATTTAGCAACTAAAATATATCCAAAACCTGTGTTTACACCAGAGGATAATGATAGCTTAGAAAAAAATATTACAAATACAGAGTTTGCGCAACCTGCCATAGGTGCCATAAGTTTAGGGTACTATAAAGTCTTTAAAAATGCTGGTCTTGTAAGTGATATGGTGGCTGGACATAGTTTTGGTGAGCTTACTGCACTTTGTGCATCAGGCGTACTTAGCGAAAGTGATTATATGACACTTGCCATTGCTCGTGGTAAGGCTATGGCAGGTGAAAATACAAGTGGAGATGCTGGTATGATGTTAGCTGTTAAAGCGGCTACTTCTGAAATTCAGCCTTTAATTGCTAGTATTCCAGGGGTTTCTATTGCAAATATTAACGCCTCAAACCAACTCGTTTTAGGAGGAACAACAGAAGGTATAACGAAAGCAAAAACGCTGTTAGATACTAAAAGCTACCGTTCCGTTATATTACCTGTTTCTGCAGCTTTCCACACGGATTGTGTTGGACACGCACAACAGCCTTTTGAAAAAAGTATACAGGCTATAGAATTCTCAAGCCCCGTGATCCCTGTGTATTCAAATTCGACAGGAAATGCCTACCCAACGAAGACTCCTGAAATTAAAAATATCTTAGCGCAACATATTTTAAATACGGTCGATTTTAAAACTGAAATTGAAAATATGTACGCTGCTGGTGCGCGTGTTTTTGTTGAATTTGGGCCTAAATCTATTTTAACCAATCTCGTAAAAGACATCTTAGCTGATAAAGAACATTTTGTGGTGGCAACAAATGCAAAAGCAACTAAAAACAGTGATTTACAAATTAGAGAAGCTGCCATACAATTACAAGTTCTAGGATGTGAATTAGGTGCCATTGACAGTAACGCACGTCGAGTAGCAGCGCCTTTAGTACAACCAAAAATGGCGGTAAAAATAGCGGGTAACAATTATGTGAGTCCTGCAACACAAAAAGTGTATAATGACGCTTTAAACAACGGATTTAAAGTGAGCAACGCTACAGAAATTGTTAAAACCGTAGAAGTGATCAAGGAAGTGATAAAAGAGGTTCCTGTTTCTATAAATAAAATCAGTACAGACCAAGTTACAGAAGAAGATATGAAGTCTACGATCATTAAAAGCGCCATTGATGGCATTAAGGAAAATCAATCTAAAACATTAGATATGTTCCAAACTATTTTGACGGAACAAAACAAACAAACAGCGCAATTATTAGCCCTTTTATCAGACAATTTTGAAGGGGAACAAAACCCTGAAAATGCTGCTACTGTTGCTATTAAAACACCTGCTGACACTAGTCCTCCAGCTCCTCCAGCTTCAGTTTCAGCTCAAATAGTTGAACCCAATAAACCTGCTGCTGCGAAACCCGTAATTGAAACCGCGGTGCCGACTGAAGGGAATTCAGAAATGCTTGACCTTATGCTAAGCGTCGTTGCGGACAAAACAGGCTACCCTGCTGAAATGTTAGAATTGAGTATGGATATGGAGGCCGATTTAGGAATCGATTCTATCAAACGTGTGGAGATTTTTGGTGCTATTACTGAGCAATCAGATAAGTTAACAGACATCAACCCTAACGACCTCACAGAACTTAGAACATTACAAGAAATTGTGGATTACATTTCTAGTAAAGCTGGAATTAGTGGTACTTCTGCACCTGTTGCTGAACCAATAGCTCAAACAGTTGTGAATACCAAGCCTACTGCAACACCAGTTGTCGAAACAGCGGTGCCGACTGAAGGAAATTCAGATATGTTAGACCTTATGCTAACTGTAGTTGCTGACAAAACAGGCTATCCTGCTGAAATGTTAGAACTAAGTATGGATATGGAGGCCGATTTAGGAATCGATTCTATCAAACGGGTAGAGATTTTTGGAGCGATCACTGAGCAATCAGATAAGTTAACAGACATCAACCCTAACGACCTCACAGAATTAAGAACATTACAAGAGATTGTGGATTACATTTCTAGTAAAGCTGGAATTAGCGCCACTTCTGCACCTGTTGCTGAACCAATAGCTCAAACAGTTGTGAATACAGATCCTATTGCAACACCAGTTGTCGAAAAAGCGGTGCCGACTGAAGGAAATTCAGAAATGTTAGACCTAATGCTAACTGTAGTTGCTGACAAAACGGGGTATCCTGCTGAAATGTTAGAACTAAGTATGGATATGGAAGCCGATTTAGGAATCGATTCTATCAAACGTGTCGAGATTTTTGGAGCGATCACTGAGCAATCAGATAAATTAACAGACATCAACCCTAACGACCTCACAGAATTAAGAACGCTACAAGAAATTGTGGATTACATTTCTAGTAAAGCTGGAATTAGCGCTACTTCTGCACCTGTTGCTAAACCAATAGCTCAAACAGTTGTGAATACAGATCCTATTGCAACACCAGTTGCCGAAACAGCGGTGCCGACTGAAGGAAATTCAGAAATGTTAGACCTTATGCTAACTGTAGTTGCTGACAAAACGGGGTATCCTGCTGAAATGTTAGAACTAAGTATGGATATGGAAGCCGATTTAGGAATCGATTCTATCAAACGTGTCGAGATTTTTGGAGCGATTACTGAGCAATCAGATAAATTAACTGACATCAACCCTAACGACCTCACAGAGTTAAGAACGTTACAAGAAATTGTGGATTATATTTCTACAAAAGCCGGAATTAACGCAACTTCTGCACCTGTTGCTCAACCAGTTGAAGCAACGAAGTCTATCGCTACGCCATTAGCTGAACAAGGTGTACCTGAGGAAGGAAATTCAGAAATGTTAGACCTTATGCTAACTGTAGTTGCTGACAAAACGGGGTATCCTGCTGAAATGTTAGAACTAAGTATGGATATGGAAGCCGATTTAGGAATCGATTCTATCAAACGTGTCGAGATTTTTGGAGCGATTACTGAGCAATCAGATAAATTAACTGACATCAATCCTAATGACCTCACAGAACTTAGAACATTACAAGAGATTGTGGATTACATTTCTGCCAAAGCGGGAATTAGGGTTACTTCTGAACCAGTAGCTCAAACAGTTGAAGCAACGAAGTCTATCGCTACGCCATTAGCTGAACAAAGTGTACCTGAGGAAGGAAATTCAGAAATGTTAGACCTTATGCTAACTGTAGTTGCTGACAAAACAGGCTACCCTGCTGAAATGTTAGAGCTAAGTATGGATATGGAAGCCGATTTAGGAATCGACTCTATCAAACGTGTGGAGATTTTTGGAGCGATTACTGAGCAATCAGATAAATTAACTGACATTAACCCTAATGACCTCACAGAACTTAGAACATTACAAGAGATTGTGGATTACATTTCTGCCAAAGCCGGAGGTGTTATTAAAAAAAAAAATCTCAGCCTAACTTAAGTGTAGAAGAAAACAATATGGAAATCAAGGAGACTACCTCAAAACAGGAATTCTCCTTGCCTACCAAATTCTACAATGTGCCCCGGAAATCTATCGGCTTAAAATTTATTCCTAAAGTAGATCTTTTAGTACAGGACATTTCGGCATTAAAACCTGTTGTAATTACAGACGAAGGAAGCGATTTGACTTTGGCTGTAAAAGCAAAATTAGAAAGCGAAGGCCATACCGTTATTGTCATTCAATTTGACGCTTTTAAAAAGAATCCTAATCTAAAAAATGGGATTTCTATTTCAGACATAAATGACCAAAATATAAAAACGGCTATTGATACAATCTTAGCTAAAAATGACATTGGTTCTTTTATTTATTTACACCCACATTTCACCTTTTCAGGATCTAATTTCACACAACATTTTGATACAGAGCGTGCATTGCTAAAAGCCACTTTCTTATTGGCAAAACAGCTACAAGCACCATTAAATGCCAACAGCAAAACACAACGAACTGCTTTTATGACCGTATCTCGTTTAGACGGAAAATTTGGAATGGACAAACGTTCTAATATGTCTATCATTGCTGGTGGATTATCTGGATTAACGAAATGTATGAATCTAGAATGGTCTCCAGTATTTTGCAGAGCAATCGATGCAAAACCTGAATTAGCGGCAACAGAAATTGCGGATGCTTTATTCTTAGAATTACACGATGCAGATGTACGCTATGTCGATGTCGCCATCACTGAAAATGGACGGATGACTTATGAGGTTACAACGAATGAAGTAAGTGCTGCAGAAGACTACCAACAAACGGTTACAGATAAAGACGTTTTTTTAGTTGCTGGCGGTGGTAGAGGTGTTACCGCGACCTGTATCAAAGAAATGAACATTGCTTTTAAATCCAAATTTATCCTTTTAGGGAGATCTGCTTTAGATTTTGAATTACCAGCTTATGCGTTAAATGGAGTCGGCCCTGCAGCCCTTAAAAATGAGATTATGCAGGAGATGAAATCCGGTGGAGAAAAAGTTTCAATTAAAGGGCTAAACAATAGGTTTAATAAATACGTTGCTAAAAAGGAAATTGAAGAAACTATTGCGCACATCAAAGCAAATGGTGGCGACGCTATTTATGTGGCGGGTGATGTTACGAATTTAACCATCAAACCTGAATTACTTGAGATTGAAAAAAAATGGGGTAAAATTACTGGAATTATTCACGGTGCTGGTCGTTTAGCGGATAAGCTCATTCAAGATAAAACTGAACAGATTTTTGATGATGTGACTTCCGTAAAATTAGATGGTTTAACAAGCCTCTTAAAAATGGTAAACGTGAACGAATTAAGGCATTTAATTATGTTTTCTTCAGTGGCGGGTTTCTACGGAAATGTTGGCCAATCTGATTATGCGATGGCCAACGAAATTTTAAGTACCGCGGCACATTTGTTTAGTACCAACCATCCTAACACTAAAGTTACCTCAATTAATTGGGGCGCTTGGGAAGGCGGTATGGTAAGTCCGGAGTTACAAAAAATGTTTGAAGAAGCAGGTGTTTCTTTGGTCAACCATCCAGGCGGCGCTGCTCGTTTTGTTCAAGAATTAAACGGGGCGTATCACCACCAATCCCAAGTCATAATTGGAGGCACTTTACCTGCAAGTATTTCAGATATTTCTGGCCCTTTAAAAAACTATACTATTCAACGGCATTTAAGTTTAAAAGACAATGCGTTTTTAAAGGATCACGTTATTCAAGGCAATTCTGTTTTACCAATGGTAAACGCCACAGCGTGGATGGCAGATTCTTGTGTAAAACTATTCCCAGATTATAAATTAACGAGTATAGCACATGTAAAACTGTTTAAAGGGATTGTTTTTGATGGCACTGAAAAAGAAGTTTATTTCACAGAAATTAAAGAACAAAGTAAAACTGCAGACCATATTGTTTGTGATGTCACTGTGTATAGTAAAGGGGTGAAGCTACCTTTAAATCATTACCGTTCAACCATTACGCTTTCGCGAAAAAGAAGCGATAAACCTAAATTTCAAACCCCTACACTAAAAGAGAACAAAATAGATGGCGCTACCTTTTATAAAGATGGTTCTTTATTTCAAGGTCCTTTTTACCAAGGGATAGAAACGGTTTTATCTATAGATAAAGATCAAGTTTTACTAAAATGTAAAGCACCAGCAGTTTCTTTAGAAACACAAGGGCAGTTTCCTAGCACGAGTTTAAACGCATTTTTCTTAGATATACAATATCAAGGCATGATTCTATGGGTGCAAAAGTATCATAACGGTGCTAATAGTTTGCCTTTACAAACAATAGAAGGACTGGTTTATGGGGAAATTCCTGCAAATAAAAGTTTCTATGTACATATGAAAGTACAAGAAAATTCAGCTATAAAAATGATCGCAGACATAACCGTATATGATGAAAATAGAGATGTTTTTTTATTCACAGAAGGCGCTGGATTAACCGTTTCAGAAGGCTTAACCTGGTAGTATCCTTAACGCCCCAATCAACACTAAAGCATGAAAGAAAAAATAGCAATTATTGGCATGTCCTCTCTTTTTCCTGGCTCTAAAACGGTACAAGAGTTTTGGAATAACCTTATGGATAAAAAGGACTTGACTGGTATGGCAACAAAAGAGGATTTTGGTGCCGACCCCGCACTCTTCTATAAAAAAGATAAAGGAACTATAGACCGGTGTTATTCCTTACGTGGAGGCTACATTCGTGATTATAATTTTAACAGCGCAGACTTCGGTTCTGAAGACTTAAATGACTTAGACCAAATGTATCAATGGGGCTTGCAAGTAACCAAAGATGCTTTAATGCACGGCGGTTACTGGAATAAAACTGAAGCTTTAGACCACTGTGGCGTCATCTTTGGAAATTTATCTTTTCCAACAAAATCCTCCCATAAAATTATGGCGCCCATTTATACAAAAACCCTTGAAAAAGGAATTAAAACCCTTTTAAAAGATGACAGTTTTGAAATTCCAGCAACAGCATATGAAATTCCAAAAAACAATCCTCTTGAAGGTGATGTCTCGGAATTGGTTAAAAATGTAATTGGTTTAAAAGGCACAAATTTCGACCTAGACGCCGCTTGTGCTTCTTCGCTCTACGCTATAAAAATGGCTTGTGACGAATTGTTAATCGGCAAAGCCGATATGATGTTGGCAGGAGCCGTTTGTTCGTCAGACCAATTGTTTATCCACATGGGGTTTTCAATTTTGCATGCCTATGCAGGTCATGATCATAAATACTCACCATTAGATAAGGACTCTGCTGGATTAGTATCGTCGGAAGGCGCTGGGATGATCCTTATGAAACGCTTATCAGATGCAGAAAAAGATGGCGATAATATCATCGGTGTTATTTCAGGAATTGGTTTATCCAATGACGGCGGTGGTAAATATTTATTAAGTCCCAATCCAAAAGGACAAACATTAGCTTATGAAAGAGCGTATAACGGAACAGTTTCTAAAGAAAATACCTCGTATATAGAATGCCACGCAACAGGCACGCCTCTTGGCGATGTTACAGAAATCAACTCACTCGAAACTTTCTTTGGGGACAATCCAGAAAAATTGCGTTTAGGGTCTGTAAAATCAAATATTGGGCATATGCTCACGGCAGCAGGAATGCCTAGTCTAATGAAAGTTTTACTTTCTATGGAGCATCATAAGATTCCACCTGGAATTAATTTGTCTACCGCAATTCAATCTAAAAAAGGCTGGTTTACGCAAGAGCAAATCATAGAAGAGCCTTTAAAATGGGAGACAAACGATAAGCAAGCAGCGGTAAATTCTTTTGGCTTTGGAGGCACCAATGCCCAT
It contains:
- a CDS encoding SDR family NAD(P)-dependent oxidoreductase, which encodes MEIKETTSKQEFSLPTKFYNVPRKSIGLKFIPKVDLLVQDISALKPVVITDEGSDLTLAVKAKLESEGHTVIVIQFDAFKKNPNLKNGISISDINDQNIKTAIDTILAKNDIGSFIYLHPHFTFSGSNFTQHFDTERALLKATFLLAKQLQAPLNANSKTQRTAFMTVSRLDGKFGMDKRSNMSIIAGGLSGLTKCMNLEWSPVFCRAIDAKPELAATEIADALFLELHDADVRYVDVAITENGRMTYEVTTNEVSAAEDYQQTVTDKDVFLVAGGGRGVTATCIKEMNIAFKSKFILLGRSALDFELPAYALNGVGPAALKNEIMQEMKSGGEKVSIKGLNNRFNKYVAKKEIEETIAHIKANGGDAIYVAGDVTNLTIKPELLEIEKKWGKITGIIHGAGRLADKLIQDKTEQIFDDVTSVKLDGLTSLLKMVNVNELRHLIMFSSVAGFYGNVGQSDYAMANEILSTAAHLFSTNHPNTKVTSINWGAWEGGMVSPELQKMFEEAGVSLVNHPGGAARFVQELNGAYHHQSQVIIGGTLPASISDISGPLKNYTIQRHLSLKDNAFLKDHVIQGNSVLPMVNATAWMADSCVKLFPDYKLTSIAHVKLFKGIVFDGTEKEVYFTEIKEQSKTADHIVCDVTVYSKGVKLPLNHYRSTITLSRKRSDKPKFQTPTLKENKIDGATFYKDGSLFQGPFYQGIETVLSIDKDQVLLKCKAPAVSLETQGQFPSTSLNAFFLDIQYQGMILWVQKYHNGANSLPLQTIEGLVYGEIPANKSFYVHMKVQENSAIKMIADITVYDENRDVFLFTEGAGLTVSEGLTW
- a CDS encoding TetR/AcrR family transcriptional regulator, yielding MITKDYIIEITTQLYLKNGVKAVTIADITKELSTSKRTIYNHFIDKTDLMQACIERYLAGIRSNNDEIINNCSSAIEAMGIIQQQILKRADYSNAHFYKDILRYFPSVLKDSYEKNSEFAFRELLYLAKWGVKDGLFRKDLDPEVTMATVQTLLKLCNNTKVFPSAQFSKARLTEGIMVVYLRGLCTEKGLLEVEKQKHLYLT
- a CDS encoding 4'-phosphopantetheinyl transferase family protein, whose protein sequence is MLKIRIVEIAKNKPFFTKELLLKNLPKRLQERAKRYLDEESSMSYSAGRLLLKRALSENGLPASLLEEIGYSEQGKPSFKDHNFSISHSNGYVVLAFSTNFSVGIDIEKKKTIDLKLFSYLFTALEWASILNAKNSLERFYWFWIRKEALLKAVGCTLKELKQLEVYEHYGTYKEKRYYFKSFDFDPDFNGIVATETQTAIAMEFIELKDLLKD
- a CDS encoding type I polyketide synthase produces the protein MDTINSSLKKTPVAIIGLSAMFADASNVEEYWNNIINQKDSIVDVPESRWKIEDYYDADPTIADKTYCKKGGFIPDIDFNPMEFGLPPNILEVTDVSQLLSLIGARDAFEDAGYGRESGKFTALLKEKTGVILGVGGGQKLITPLTSRLQAPIWEKALKSSGISDADIPHIIEKMKKAYVGWNENSFPGMLGNVISGRITNRFDLGGINSVVDAACAASLSAIKMAVSELIEGRCDMMLTGGVDTDNSPFMYMSFSKTPAFSQKGSIRPFDTDSDGMLIGEGIGMLVLKRLEDAERDGDRVYGLLTGVGSSSDGRYKSVYAPRPHGQALAMQRAYDEAGYDASTVKLIEGHGTATGAGDAAEFESMSMVFGKSDTTKNHIAIGSVKSQIGHTKSAAGAAGMIKAALALYHKVLPGTINVTKPHEKFEIENSPFYVNAETRPWFKNGVPRRAGISAFGFGGVNVHFAMEEYENKTSFTDRVHQTFHSIYLKATNANDLLTHLKNTVAGLNSKEATASYYNLKESSKQGTAKQNEARLGFVAESLEDCISKLEIAVKQLENNKNAWSHPKEIFFRPNGISSSIKVASLFSGQGSQYANMAKEATSSFETLQQTIAAFDAKKGYDLATKIYPKPVFTPEDNDSLEKNITNTEFAQPAIGAISLGYYKVFKNAGLVSDMVAGHSFGELTALCASGVLSESDYMTLAIARGKAMAGENTSGDAGMMLAVKAATSEIQPLIASIPGVSIANINASNQLVLGGTTEGITKAKTLLDTKSYRSVILPVSAAFHTDCVGHAQQPFEKSIQAIEFSSPVIPVYSNSTGNAYPTKTPEIKNILAQHILNTVDFKTEIENMYAAGARVFVEFGPKSILTNLVKDILADKEHFVVATNAKATKNSDLQIREAAIQLQVLGCELGAIDSNARRVAAPLVQPKMAVKIAGNNYVSPATQKVYNDALNNGFKVSNATEIVKTVEVIKEVIKEVPVSINKISTDQVTEEDMKSTIIKSAIDGIKENQSKTLDMFQTILTEQNKQTAQLLALLSDNFEGEQNPENAATVAIKTPADTSPPAPPASVSAQIVEPNKPAAAKPVIETAVPTEGNSEMLDLMLSVVADKTGYPAEMLELSMDMEADLGIDSIKRVEIFGAITEQSDKLTDINPNDLTELRTLQEIVDYISSKAGISGTSAPVAEPIAQTVVNTKPTATPVVETAVPTEGNSDMLDLMLTVVADKTGYPAEMLELSMDMEADLGIDSIKRVEIFGAITEQSDKLTDINPNDLTELRTLQEIVDYISSKAGISATSAPVAEPIAQTVVNTDPIATPVVEKAVPTEGNSEMLDLMLTVVADKTGYPAEMLELSMDMEADLGIDSIKRVEIFGAITEQSDKLTDINPNDLTELRTLQEIVDYISSKAGISATSAPVAKPIAQTVVNTDPIATPVAETAVPTEGNSEMLDLMLTVVADKTGYPAEMLELSMDMEADLGIDSIKRVEIFGAITEQSDKLTDINPNDLTELRTLQEIVDYISTKAGINATSAPVAQPVEATKSIATPLAEQGVPEEGNSEMLDLMLTVVADKTGYPAEMLELSMDMEADLGIDSIKRVEIFGAITEQSDKLTDINPNDLTELRTLQEIVDYISAKAGIRVTSEPVAQTVEATKSIATPLAEQSVPEEGNSEMLDLMLTVVADKTGYPAEMLELSMDMEADLGIDSIKRVEIFGAITEQSDKLTDINPNDLTELRTLQEIVDYISAKAGGVIKKKNLSLT